The following are encoded in a window of Fusarium oxysporum f. sp. lycopersici 4287 chromosome 5, whole genome shotgun sequence genomic DNA:
- a CDS encoding DNA polymerase alpha subunit B (At least one base has a quality score < 10), with product MKLSEASEILDDRIDNFMALIQQHHKIDENEFGSAAAQSTTEVVAVGRIASDSSEGKLNAASLVLETSRRTGMGLRVPLKVDNIRSWSFFPGQIVAFRGTNASGNEFVVKEVLEVPLLPSAASLPSALEGHRERFRGGPDAMDEDSEPAPLNILYASGPYTADDNLDFEPLHALCSQAGDTYADALVLTGPFLDIDHPLITTGDFDLPEEANFDPDTATMATVFKYLVAPAFNRLAASNPQITIILVPSVRDVLSKHVSWPQDSIPRKELGLPKMVRIVTNPMTLSINELVLGVSSQDILSQLRSEEVVSRGGGQPGTDLMSRLCRYLVEQRHYFPLFPPTDRSKLPKTGTEDGLATGAALDLSYLELGEMVNVRPDVMIVPSLLPPFAKVVESVLLINPGYLSKRRGAGTYARMTLYPPPVSNGSGEDVMGHQIYDRARVEIVRI from the exons ATGAAACTTTCCGAGGCCAGCGAAATCCTCGACGACCGGATTGATAACTTCATGGCTCTTATTCAGCAACATCATAAGATCGATGAGAACGAGTTCGGTAGTGCCGCTGCGCAAAGTACAACTGAGGTCGTGGCTGTTGGCCGTATCGCTTCTGACTCCTCAGAAGGAAAACTAAATGCTGCGTCACTGGTACTGGAAACCTCCAGACGAACAGGAATGGGCTTACGGGTACCCCTAAAAGTGGACAACATCCGCTCATGGAGCTTTTTCCCCGGCCAAATCGTCGCTTTTCGGGGTACCAACGCCTCAGGGAACGAATTTGTCGTGAAGGAGGTTCTCGAGGTTCCTCTACTTCCCAGTGCTGCCTCTTTGCCTTCTGCACTCGAGGGGCATCGTGAGAGGTTTCGTGGTGGTCCTGATGCTATGGACGAAGATTCAGAACCTGCACCTTTGAACATTCTCTACGCCTCTGGTCCTTATACTGCTGACGATAATCTCGATTTCGAGCCACTTCATGCGCTGTGCAGTCAAGCAGGTGATACCTATGCAGATGCGCTTGTCCTCACAGGACCGTTCCTCGATATCGATCATCCTCTTATTACCACGGGAGATTTCGATCTTCCTGAAGAGGCAAACTTTGACCCTGATACAGCTACTATGGCGACAGTATTCAAATACCTTGTTGCTCCCGCTTTCAACCGCCTTGCAGCCTCCAACCCGCAGATCACCATCATCCTTGTCCCGTCCGTCAGGGACGTATTGTCAAAACATGTCTCATGGCCTCAAGACTCGATTCCTCGTAAGGAACTCGGCCTTCCCAAAATGGTCCGCATTGTCACAAACCCTATGACTCTTTCGATCAACGAACTTGTCCTTGGTGTCTCATCGCAGGATATCCTCTCCCAGCTCCGCTCGGAAGAGGTTGTGTCTCGTGGTGGTGGACAACCTGGCACTGATCTCATGAGTCGGTTGTGTCGGTACCTAGTTGAGCAGCGACATTACTTCCCGCTGTTTCCTCCTACAGATCGCTCTAAGCTACCTAAGACTGGCACGGAAGATGGTTTGGCTACTGGCGCTGCTCTAGATTTGAGCTATCTTGAACTGGGAGAGATGGTGAATGTTAGGCCAGATGTCATGATTGTACCTAGTTTGCTACCTCCATTTGCAAAA GTCGTCGAGAGTGTCCTCCTTATCAATCCTGGCTACCTTTCTAAGCGTCGCGGCGCAGGTACCTATGCACGAATGACATTATATCCTCCTCCAGTATCAAATGGAAGCGGCGAAGATGTGATGGGCCATCAAATATACGATCGTGCTCGCGTAGAGATTGTCAGAATATAG